One Roseimaritima multifibrata DNA window includes the following coding sequences:
- a CDS encoding DUF1552 domain-containing protein, with the protein MSLHIQRRTLLRGAAGVALPLPFLNLMKGSTSAAESKTSPLRFISLFKPNGVHPPSWNINGGAEHDFRMSPLMKPFEKHKQDLLILDNIGDFGFASHANSSRRFLTGHHANTKSASIDQLIADKIGHGTAHRSLELTTEGLFTNQIGCSYISYDSQGQAIPRESDPQLIFDRLFRSPFGNPQKRRAMSSLLDRVGEDARSLARKTGHQDRRTLDEYLEVVRATERRLEKFGSEKPQQHVDVQGLQRPPRAANLNEQVETMLDLIALAMWTDSTRCATYMLGNSNSRIVFDFLGITEQHHYLSHFFRNFSRENLEALLKINIWHMEKFDYLLTKLKSYKDQNGTLLDQSVVLFGSGMGHSDNHTVKRIPMILAGQGGGRLKTGRYLRYSENQPVGKLHLALLNAFGIERDSYAQASTPLAGLSGGPIEYYQERPFDSWVKADDQSYTVQGRLRMSDDLNEARIFYVEVKGRPPVRVDVQFQDFHRFNLAYHCGTPITLTGEGSPFGETIRITKVEELKSLFGKQPGTQNG; encoded by the coding sequence ATGAGCCTTCACATCCAACGAAGAACCCTTTTACGGGGTGCTGCCGGCGTCGCTTTGCCGCTCCCTTTCCTAAATCTTATGAAGGGCTCCACATCGGCGGCCGAATCGAAAACGTCTCCGCTACGGTTTATATCACTGTTCAAACCGAATGGAGTTCACCCTCCGTCTTGGAATATCAACGGTGGCGCTGAACATGATTTCCGCATGTCGCCTTTGATGAAACCGTTCGAGAAACACAAGCAGGATCTGCTGATCCTGGACAACATCGGTGACTTCGGATTCGCGTCCCATGCGAACTCCTCACGCCGCTTTCTTACCGGGCACCACGCCAATACAAAATCAGCATCGATCGACCAGTTGATCGCCGACAAAATCGGTCACGGTACGGCACATCGCTCGCTGGAACTAACCACCGAAGGTCTATTCACGAACCAAATTGGCTGCAGTTACATCTCCTATGACTCGCAGGGACAAGCGATCCCCCGTGAGAGCGATCCACAACTGATCTTTGATCGCCTTTTCCGCAGCCCCTTTGGGAATCCTCAGAAAAGACGAGCGATGTCTAGTCTGCTAGATCGAGTCGGCGAGGACGCACGCTCATTGGCTCGAAAAACGGGACATCAAGACCGCCGCACGTTGGACGAATATTTGGAGGTTGTCCGTGCGACCGAACGAAGGTTAGAGAAATTCGGATCGGAGAAACCACAACAACACGTCGACGTCCAAGGCCTGCAGCGCCCTCCACGAGCAGCAAACCTGAACGAACAAGTCGAAACGATGCTTGACCTGATCGCATTGGCAATGTGGACCGATTCGACTCGCTGTGCCACCTACATGTTGGGCAATAGCAACAGCCGAATCGTTTTTGATTTCCTAGGAATCACCGAGCAACACCATTACCTTTCACACTTCTTCCGCAATTTTTCGCGAGAAAACTTAGAAGCCCTGCTGAAGATCAATATTTGGCACATGGAGAAATTCGATTACCTGTTAACCAAATTGAAATCCTACAAAGACCAGAACGGCACGTTGCTTGATCAAAGCGTGGTCCTGTTTGGATCCGGTATGGGGCATAGCGATAACCACACGGTCAAACGAATTCCAATGATCCTAGCCGGTCAAGGTGGAGGGCGTCTGAAGACCGGAAGGTACCTTCGCTACTCAGAGAATCAGCCGGTTGGAAAACTGCATCTGGCTCTTCTAAATGCTTTTGGAATTGAACGCGATTCCTATGCACAAGCATCCACACCACTCGCTGGTCTAAGTGGGGGCCCAATCGAGTATTACCAAGAGCGTCCGTTTGACAGCTGGGTCAAGGCAGACGATCAAAGCTATACCGTTCAAGGTCGACTACGGATGTCTGATGACCTGAACGAAGCACGGATCTTTTATGTCGAAGTCAAAGGGCGACCGCCGGTTCGCGTCGATGTTCAATTCCAAGATTTCCATCGATTCAATTTGGCGTATCATTGCGGCACCCCGATCACCTTGACCGGGGAAGGATCGCCGTT